DNA from Ictalurus punctatus breed USDA103 chromosome 7, Coco_2.0, whole genome shotgun sequence:
ACTTTCATGCTCAACAAATAAGGCTTTAAAAGTTCAACCAAATTTCAGGGGGTCCTGATGATAAAGGAAAGTAGTTTACTAGTGACTAGTCTATTGCACGTGACATCAAGCTGGCTTTCATTAACGTTTAATCAGGATGCATGTATGACTAAGCTTGTCAAGTTCAGTTCTGAATATTATTAACATCACTGCTGTGTTATATTTTTAAGTTGCAAAAATAGTAGTTTACTATGGTGTGTGTAAATTAGAACAGACTACTTAAacttaatcattttaaaactgcACCTCTTGGACtgttaatataatttaaataggGAAAAGTGTTAGACAGTCATGGTGGTTATGTGATTAATAATGGCTTTGGGTAGGTTATTTTAGGTTTTTATAGGCAATCTTTGATTTAGTGAGACCCTTTTCATACATGTGCACACACCATTACTGCTTTGTGACCTGCAGCTGGCTTACtgctaaaacagaaccctgatTTTATCTTTTGGCTCATATATTTGTTCTGTAGGACAGATCCTTTTAGGAGTCACCAGCTACAGACCCTctgcttgtttatttaattcTCATAGTTCACTCACTCTGCTACCTTAACCcaactattattattgctgtggtTGAGTATGTATGTGCACTGTTTATTTCATGTGCAAACTCTTTCTTTCACTGTGGATGTTTATGATATCTTGCCTTTGGCAACACCACTCCACACCGAGTTTTTGAATCAGTGCTTTGTGTTTGTTGGAAACTATGGATTGTGAGTTAATGACAGCGTTGCTTCAGATGAACTCCACACATAGCCTGAAGTGTGTTTTGTTCAGAGAGAATAATAGCTTTTTGGGTAATAGAATTTGGCTTTCTTTCCAGTCATACACAGACAGCACTTTGTCCTCTCAGTTGCACATCCCACTTCATTTTACACGCACAtacccacactcacacatgtacacaaattTGTCTGACAGATTTTGTCTCTTATTGTAttccattgtttttgtttttttaaattgtggcTGTCATACAAATGGCTTTACATTTTGTGAGGTGCTTGACATAATAcccaaaaatgtatttgtgcACCCCATGCTGCATAGAGACAGACACTGTGGCATCACAGCTatgtacaaaatgaaaacagtcATGATCTCTTCTCTGTTTGGCACACTCTTCTTTACAGATTGCCAAAGACATTTGCTTCTTTTCACTCTGCATGTTCTCTTCCTGCCAGCTTTGTAAAGAAGCCCTCTTCATATAATGATCAACACCCACTTTGTTGTTTTGTCagaacctaaaaaaaaaaaaaaacaactatttttGACTACAGAAACTGTAATGAGATATTGAAAATGATTCTTTAATCATCTGTTATGTGTTCTCTTCAGGTGGGCTTCCTGAAGACTCAACACAGGTATGAAATTGTCTTCATGCTGCCAGAGGTTCCAGGGCTTGGGAAAGATGTGTGTCCAGCTCCGGTGCCCAACCCATACCTTCAGATTAAAGATCTTACTGCAGCTCCTAGTGGTATGCTCccactttcttcttcttcttcttcttcttcttcttcttcttctttttgttattttagattttttttctgtatttctcatACATGGGGGTCTTCTACATCAGGAAATAGATCACATTTGAGTTTTCTTCACTGTTAAGTTTAATGTGTTTAAGTACACTGTTTAATGTGGATGAGAGCTCTGGAGAATATTTATTAAGTGAGCTGGCAAGCTCAAGGCATTTTCCATTATTATGCTTTGTGTGGCTGTGCATGTGGGGCTTGGTATATgagaattatttataataataatgtgaatgGTTTATAATGCAAGGAAGGTGTAGTTAACTGGATTTGTAAACTTGACACTCTTAAAGGCTTTTGTTTTGTCATGTATGGTGACACTTGTATGAAGTTCTTTCTAAGATTGGTTTAGCTGTCATGATCTAAAATAGGACATTAAACGGCATTATTTcttattttgcttatttttgaCAGAAGTATTTTGAAAGAATTCTTTTGTTAGAGTATTTTACAAAAATGGGTGGATTGGCCATAGATACAAGTCAGGATTTGTGACGCCAACTGCTACTGAGGACAGGACTtattacattcacacactgtcaAAACACATCTTTGTACTCATCTTTCTGATCCGAACATACCCATTAATTTCAGACTAGCGATAGAACACCAAAAATCATGATATATTAGGTATGAGAGAATATTGTCTCAGAAACTGTGGTACAAAAAAACTGGTAAACCGCATTTTCATTCTCTGAGGTGtattgcaatatttttgttttatattcattatGAGTTCTACCTCTTCTTGTGCACAAGGAGGCAACAccacaaaaagaacaaagtTTATGAGTGGGCGTTTACCAGGCTAAAAGCCAGGCCCACAGCTTCGTTTCATTTGCCCCGCATGAACTTGGAAAAACTAATACTGAATGACTTGTAGTGCACTACAGCTCAATATCCAGTATTCATAGCATGTAGCCACCTTATGGTGGTTACTGTAACCCGGCGTATATGCATGCATGTTTTCTATAGAGGCTAGCTTGACCGTGGTCTGACATGCAGGTTAAAATCAATGCATGTGTGTTGCGCTTGATGTAAGTCACACTCGTGTCTAAAAACAATTTAGAAGCATGTTGTGTATTGTCCTGGCAATGGTGTAACCAGAAATTCATTTCAGAGGGACGTACGAACATACAAAGTAAAATCAAGATTGTTTTTCTGGTCTGTGCAGTTAAATTAGTAAGTGTGACATGCTCGTGTATTTCAGGTGGATGTCAGACAGCAGTAGGAGTGTTGATGACACAAATGTGTTATTTGGCCTAATCATTTAAGACATAATATTAATTACttgaaaatacatttattaggTTTATGAcatgaaatacatttatgacacagaaaatgattttaaaaaacatgttaataatAGGGGAAAATTACCCCTTATATATAAAACCTGATCTACTTTTCTTACAATACAAtatgttattaattttttatattttgtttgtgtcCTGAAGGTTGTATCTCATATTGTGGCTTTAGTGTATCGTCTCATgtctattaaatatattattttgaaTGGCCAGGTAGTGGTtgcgattttatttatttatttatttgtttatttatttccagtATAGCAAAGACCAAATGGAGGGGAATTTAAAtataggggttttttttcagtagtgGAAAAATTACAGCAGTGAAAAAGGCAGCTGTCTTGTTGCAAAACCTCTGCACATGCAGGCATGGGTTcagaactcttttttttaaggtttttatAAGTTTAGTGTGGGCTTTGGTCTAGCCATTCCAAAGcacaaactttttttcccccaagccATTTCATTGTAGTTTTTGCCTTGTGCTTTGGCTCATTGTTCTGCTGGAACATGCATTTTTGCCCTGTATACAAATGTCTGGCTGACAGGGACAGGTTCTTCTCAACAGTTTACTTATATTTGGCTCAGTCCATATTGCCTGTACTGATGACAATCTTTCCAGTTACTCCTGTTGAAATGCAACCCTAGAGCATGATGTGACCACCAACGTGGTTGATATTAGGAATGTTATTACCTGGTTGTTGGGCTGTATTTGGcttgggtttttgttttaatccaaATGGCTCAAATTTAATATCATCAGAtcacaaaatctttttttattaaagctgtCAGATTTTCTAACATGGCTTTTCTCAGAATCAGCTTCCTGCTTTATTCCTGTTTTTGTATCTTTACTTCTCTACATTTCACTCCCTAATTCACACTCATTACTCCTTTATGTCATCACATTATAGTATTAACTCTCCCCTGTCTCTTTGTAGGAGGTTTAAAGGTGACTTGCGAGTATGTGGCTCACAAGGAGGGGGTGCTGTGTGAGGAAATGCTAATACTCAGTGAGAGCAAAGAGGACGTGTGCCTGAAGGTGAAAGTTCATGCCCGTGTTATGGGTGAGTCATCGTCTAAAAGAGCACAGCTAGCTTCAGCAAAAACACTCTTGTTGAATACATACCAAGAATGTGACCACACATAAATGTTACCCTAAATCAAATAATGTAGAGGTTACTGTCTTTCCGGAAGCTCAGCTCAGTAACCTATAAAAGCAACCACATTTCATTGATTCTCCATGAACATCAAATTAGAGTTGATGTTCATGGAGACGATTTCTATTTTCTTTAGTTGGTATCtgctgccccctactggtcagAAAAATCAGTTCAAGCAGTTTATTCTCCAACTGCCATAATTGTACAAATGCAGATGGAAATGCGTCAAAGGTACCACAGACCAGATACAATTTACTATCAGTAACAAgacagtacatttatttataaagtattttaaacagtataacttaataagaaataattcaattttattatGAATAAGAAGTCAAATAAAAGGCTAAAACATAAAGCTAAACTGAGTTGCTTTTAATATATATTGATGAATATTTTCCTTTTAGTTTCCACCCCCAGTACTTCCAGTTATTATTCCAGTATACTACAGCACATAGTCTATTTTCAGAAAAGGGTAACAACACATTACACTTAGCAGTTTCAGAGAGCAAAGATTACCATGATTTGGCTTATAAAACTGGTGACATGATATAAACTTCCATACAAATCACGTCTGCCATCTCCTTGTAATGCATCATGGCAAATCCCATACCTCACTGGACTCTTCTTGGACATGTGTTGTagtatttagatttatttcagtGACTTGTGGTTAGAAATGAATGCAGAGTGCTGATGTAGGTGGAATGGTTCAAAAGGGTTTTGACATTCAAAATCCCGCAGCTCATCTCAGCAAAGATGCTGGGATGAAACCGAGTTTTCCTTTTCTCAATTGCCGCAACGAGTCCTGTCCCACAACTGATTGAATTGTTTCATCTGTAACACAGGAGCAGAAACAAGTCAATTGTGCTGCTACAGGTCATTGCACACAAAGCTTTCATAATGCATCTTTAGGTTGCACATGAGCTTCTTATTTCAGCTATAAGACACAATTTATGCACACTGCATTGATGCATCatgacagattttatttatttatttatttatttatttatttatttatttatttacatgtgcatgtaaacaccaaAGAAACCCAACCAAACTGTGTAAAAATGACATTACtctataaaataatgaatttatgtACATAATAGTCAGAATTATAAACAATATAAGGATACTAATAGCATTCTCATTTCGATTTTCACCTCACATGCCTTTTTATTTGCTCTTTCTTTGTTGCTTTACAATAAAGCCCGTTCTGAAAATAATctaaaaaatcaacaaaagttCCAATAACTTACCTACagtggattttaaaaaagtcCACACACCCCTCTTAAagtggcaggtttttgtgatgtaaaaaaaattacattcaaaAAGTTAAATCATATCAGAACCCTTTAAACCTTTATTGTGAATTTGCAACATATAAAGTGACAAACATCCAGCAatgttttttggggaaaaaactcAAAACTTGCATAAGtctgcacacccttttataattgggaatgtggcagtgttcatAATCATCccatcacattcaaactcatgttaaatactaattagtatacacctgccatcaattaaagtgactgattaaccccaaataaagtacagctttcctataggattttcttgacattttcttggtaacatccaaGTGGAAAAACCATAGGCCACAAAGAGCGTACAAAGCAGGTAcaggatctcattgttgaaaaatataaATCAGGGGAcagttacaattttttttttaaggcattggatataccatagaacacaacacaatataataatcacgacaataatcaacaagtggagaaaatatggcacaacagtgacactactaagaacaggatgtccctgtaaaattgatgagaagatcaggagaaaactggtcaagGAGGCCACCAAGAAGCCTACAGtaacattaaaagaattgccGCAATTTCggcaagtactggttgctccctacatgtgacaacaatctcctaaattcttcatatctctgggttatggggtagggtggcaagacggaagactttttttaaccaaaaaaattattaaaataaacatccaatctcccaaaatCATGTGGAATAATATCTAATGATCTGATGAGAGTAAAGTTTAATACCAaataataccaaaagatatgtttggcacaaaaaaaacactgcatttcACCATAAGAACACAATCCCTACAGggaagcatggtgatggcagcATCGTACTTTAGGGCTGTTATTCTTCAGCTgaaactggggctttaatcagggtggagggaataatgaatagctccaaGTACCAGTCAATTTTGATGCAATTcaacctttcagcatgacaacaacCCAAAGCAAACCTCCGAACAAAGCAATggtttcaccaaaacaagttcaaggttttggaataGCCTAGCTAGATTttagacctaaatccaatcaaagatctgtggggtgacctgaagagggctgtgcacaggagatgcccagccAATTTGACAGAGTaggaatgcttttgcaaggaagaatggcaaaatatgtcaagatgtgccaaactGATTGACTCTTACACAGAAAGATTGAATggtgtgataaaatctaaaggttcTTCAACTAAGCATTAGTTtgggggtgtgcacacttatgcaaccaggttgttgtaaattttatttattttttccccctaaaatgattcttattgtttttcactttaattaataggttacaatttcacaataaatgtagaaaaggttctgacaagatttatcttggtttcaaagttttaacataaaaaaaaccttttaacagtggtgtgtagactttttatatccactgtgcATAAATAGAATAGAAGTGTGAAATCTTTGTGGTAGTAGTTGGTGTGAATCAAAAATATTTAGATATATCCGATGTAATTAGTATGTAGTAACCTATAGCACTCAGTTTAATTTATAAAAAGATGTTTTAGGATTGGATATTTGTCATGTTTTGGGGGAAAATATggttaaatataattaataaaaggTTTTAATGGCAGGCCTAAATCGCACAATTTAGCAGTATTGTGTTAATATTGTATGAATATTGTATTTAGTGATTATAGCACCTAACCAATGTCGAAACTGAAAAATGAACTTTCTATGTGGCTGCAGCGCAGCTGGTGAACTGTCGCTTTGTCTATTGGTAATTGACCTTTGCATATTTTCCCTTTATTACCTTCAAATGCATTTGTCTATATCAGCCTGATAtctatacagtgctgtgaaaaagtatttcctgattttttttattattattattgattcagaaattaaaaccaaatcgaagataaaacaaagacaacctatgtaaacacaaaatacagtttttttaaaataataagaataagaataacaatgttatttattgaagcaaaaaaagttatccaattccaactgggcctgtgtgaaaatgtatttctcCTGTAGTTATTAATTCCCCAGATTTATGAAACTGCTTTCATAATGGGGTCCAGCTTgtctagatgcaaccaggcctgatgaCTGCCAGCCCCATTCAATCAAattaacacttaaatagaacttttttaacaacttgaagttggttaaaaggt
Protein-coding regions in this window:
- the LOC108267974 gene encoding UPF0687 protein C20orf27 homolog, with amino-acid sequence MATAKKASSKAGGIRFAEANSAAAAAAHSHVHFDEKLHDSVVMVIPESDGNFLVKVGFLKTQHRYEIVFMLPEVPGLGKDVCPAPVPNPYLQIKDLTAAPSGGLKVTCEYVAHKEGVLCEEMLILSESKEDVCLKVKVHARVMDRHHGTPMLLEGVRCVGAELEYDSEQSDWQGFD